GGAGGGAGACATGATTATTGGCCGCATATTCTGCAGCAGTCAGATAAGCGTCCTGCGGACTGTCCGGTAATTCTTGAGCACCTGCTAACGCTGCTGCATCTACCGCATTCTGTAACTTTGCTTTTTCCACATAGAGAACTGCCATATCTGTACATAGGGCACCAAAGCCCAGAAGAACGACTAAAAGTACTGCCGTAAGAACGGCAATACTGCCTTTTTCATTTTTGAGTGGGTGATTCTTCATAGCAAATGCACTCCTATTCAATGCGCATGGATAGGTTCGCATGGATAATAACCGGATTCGGAAGAATATGATTTAATACCGGAGTCGTAAGAGACACAGGATAAGAAGCTGATACCGTAACATTTGAGCCGGAATGTCTGCTGGACTCAATGGGGGTGATCTGAATGGTCAGTAGATTGCGGTCTAACAAAGGGGCGGAATCAGCTACTGAAGCCTGGATAGCGCTATCCAGCCCGCTCAGGCTTGCTGTCCTGGCGCCGCTTCTGACAGCGTTATTGAGAGTCACGTAGGAATAGCCGAGCCGCCCAAACTCAACCACACCAAAGACTAGAAGCAAAAAAACGGGTAGGACCAGCGCAAATTCTACAAGAGACTGGCCATTGGAGGATTTTATTAATTTTTTAAGCATTTTTTAATACCCTCCCAATGCAGGTTTACTTTCGTCAAACCAATTTGATATCACTAAGCAGTGAAGAGACAATTAACAATGCAAAAACTGTTAAAACGCAAAATAAAAGTTGTCCTTCTTTAGTTTAAAAAAGCCCTACTGTTCCCTGACAGTAGGGCTTTCGAGGTAAAACCAACGAAGACTCTTGATTTTAGGGAGTTGGAGTAATGTCGAGGTCTCCTCCAATTGTAGTCATAATCTCATTCAAGTTTGTGCCGATAACCACGACTGCACCAATTACAACGAGTGCAATTAAAGCAATAATAAGACCGTACTCTGTAAGTGCCTGACCCTTTTCATCTTTTTGGAATCTTTGAAGGAACTGAACGAGGTATAACATCATGATAATCTCTCCCTTTAATAATATATTTTTGTTTTTTAGTGTTCTGGTTTGTATTACAAATTTACAACAGTTTGACAACCGAAACAATTCACCGTAAGTCACGATGTGATAGGACTAAAGACTTATTAATATTCTGTGCTTTTTAAGAATCTTCTTAAATAAGGGTTAATTGTCCTGAGAATTTCTTGTTTTTAGGTGACAAATGCTTTACATTATATATACCATCAATAACCGTCATATAAAGGTAAGAATTATTATCGAGGACTCAACAAGGAATCATTCAAAGGCCTTATATGTTGAATAATTAAAGGAATTAGCTTAGAATTGTGGAAATATTACTGTTGTAATGAAAAGCTGGGGGTTTGGAACGTTGGCGACGAAGGCGACAAAAAAGAACCGACGGGGGTCACGTAAAAAAAGACAGTCCGTTCATGATACGATTCGAAATGAGATTATGGGAATCCTGGTGATGGGTTTGGCCTGCCTGGGATTTGTCATGCTCTATTCCAACAGCAAGGGTGCTATTGTCACGTTGATTATTAAAGCACTCAGGGTTGCGGCAGGCGATGGCAGTGTCGGGATTTTTATCATCCTCGGAGTTATCGGGATCAGCCTGATGAGCAACAACCGGAGAAGTATGAAATCCAGGATAACCGGTGCGGTTTTATTATGGCTGGTAGCGGAAGGATTCCTGCATCTCGGATCATCTGCTGCGTATGATACTGCAGGGCTGTTTGCGCTTGGCAAAGTCGGATTGGGAGGCGGCCTCCTCGGCGCGGCGATCAGTAGCATGCTGGTCATGCTGGTCGGTGTGACAGGCGGCTATGTGATTTTGGCAGTATTAGCCTTGATCGGGGCTATCCTGGCAATGAACCGCTCTCTGGTCGGGACGGTCAAAGACCTGTTGTCTCTCGCAGCCAATTTTGCACAGATGGTCGACCGCCACATCAGAGATTTTCTGCAGGTACTGGCGGACGGACGCCAAGAAAGACAGGAGCGCAAAGAGGACGATCGGAACAGCATGTTTGCCGCAGCAAAGAAAGGTGAGCCTGATTCAAAGCAGAGTAACCCGGTGATCGAAATCTTTGGGGAAGAACGGAATCGTGGAGAAGAACGGAATAAAAGAAACAAACAGGTTCCGCAGTCGGAAACGGATCATTACCTGATTAATACAAGGATCGACGATCTAGCCGAAAGAAAGGCTGGGAATTTAGGAGATTATGCAGGAGGCATGGAGACTGCAGCGGCACCGCCGGGTAAGCTTACCGGGACGCCTATTTCCAGACAGATCGAGAAGAACGAACATTACAGGCTGCCGCCTTTAAATCTTGTTCATAAATCAATGAAAAAAGGCCAAAAAAGCGGCAAGGACATTGCTGATAATGTCCGTCTGCTGGAAGATACGCTGGCCAGTTTTGGGGTCAGGGTCAAAGTCACAAGAGTCACACAGGGGCCGACAATTACCCGCTATGAGGTTCAGCCCGCACCCGGTGTCAAAGTCAGTAAAATTACCAGCCTCTCAGATGATATTGCATTGAGTCTGGCAGCCTCCGATGTACGGATGGAAGCGCCGATCCCGGGAAAGTCTGCAGTTGGGATAGAGGTTCCGAATAAGGAGATTGCCATTGTTCATTTCCGGGAAGTGCTGGAGACGGAAGATTTTCAGGACTCACCAAGCAAGCTTAGTTTGGCGCTCGGCAAAGATATTACCGGTACGCCGATTATCGGTGATCTGACGAGAATGCCGCACCTGCTGATTGCCGGAGCGACCGGAGCAGGAAAATCGGTTTGTATCAATACGATTATCGGAAGTATCGTTTATAAAGCAAAACCGGATGAAGTAAAACTGCTGCTGATTGATCCTAAGGTTGTTGAACTGGCCAATTACAATGGAATTCCACATCTGATCTCTCCTGTGGTAACAGAGCCCCAGAGGGCTGCCGGAGCTTTGAAGTGGATCGTTACCGAAATGGAGACAAGATATGAACTTTTTGCAGCTTCCGGAGTTCGCGATATCGTCAGATATAATTTCTTGGTTAGTGAAAAGAAGGATACGGAATCGAAGCCGCTGCCGTATGTTGTTGTCATCATCGACGAGTTAGCCGATCTGATGATGGTTGCTCCGGGAGAGGTTGAAGAGTCTATCTGCCGGCTGGCCCAGATGGCCAGGGCAGCAGGTATTCATCTGATTGTTGCGACGCAGAGACCCTCGGTTGATGTCATCACCGGTCTGATCAAAGCCAATATTCCTTCCAGGATCGCTTTTGCGGTTTCTTCCCAGATCGATTCCAGAACCATTCTGGATATGGGCGGTGCAGAAAAACTGCTCGGCCGCGGGGACATGCTCTATCATCCAATTGGGATCAGCAAGCCGATCCGGGTCCAGGGCTGTTTCCTGTCAGACAAGGAAGTCAAAAATATTGTGGATTATCTGCTGGAACAGGCTAAACCGGAGTATTTTGAAATTCCGGAGGTAAGCTTGAGTTCCAGGAATTCTGAGGAGCCGGAAGATGAGCTTTTCTACAAGGCTGCGAACATCTTTATGGAGAGTAATACGGCATCCGTGTCCCTGCTTCAGCGCAGACTAAAGATTGGCTATTCCAGGGCGGCTAGAATCGTTGATATGCTTGAAGAAAAAGGGGTTGTCGGCCAGCATGAAGGCTCGAAACCCAGGGAAGTTTTGTTGACCAAGGGCCAATTTGAACAAAAATTCGGGAAAAACTTAAATTCTTAGTCAAAATTACCAAATATTTGCGCTTTTTGGTTAATTTCAGGAAGGATTAGTTAAAATACTGTAGAATAAAAAAGATTGGGGAAGATTATGCTGCGTGAAATTTCCATCGATGAATGTTCTGAGCTATCAGATGCATTATATATAGATGTGAGGTCAGAAAACGAATTTGAGGAAGGAACGATTCCCGGAGCGGTAAACATACCCATCTTCAATAATGAAGAGAGAGCCGTCATTGGAACGATATATACCAAAGAGTCTCCCCAAAAAGCCAGAGATATCGGGTTAGAGATTGTTAGCCGAAAATTGCCGGATTTATATAAACAAGTTGAAGAAGCTGCCGGAAAAAGACCAATTCTGCTATTTTGCTGGCGCGGAGGAATGAGAAGCAAGTCTTTGGCGGCAGTACTTGACCTGATGGGGTTGCCGGTATTTCGGCTGATTGGCGGATACAAGGCCTACAGGCATTCGATTGTTTCATTTTTTGAGACTGGATTTCATCATCAGGTTATCGTCCTGAAAGGGAATACCGGAGCTGGAAAAACAGAGCTGCTGAAAAAGCTCAAGGAAGAGGGTTATCCGGTCATTGATCTTGAGGGGCTATCCAATAATCGCGGTTCAGTTTTTGGCTGCATCGGTCTTGGCGTTCAGCCTACTCAAAAAACGTTTGAGTCTTTGCTTTACGAGGAAATCCATCGCTATCATCACGATCTGTATTTGGTGATGGAATGCGAAAGCCGGCGGATCGGCAAAATCACACTCCCTGACGCAGTTTTTAAGGCCATGCAGCAGGGAATCTCCGTTCTTGTTTATGATTCGCAGGACA
The DNA window shown above is from Dehalobacter sp. and carries:
- a CDS encoding Flp family type IVb pilin; this encodes MMLYLVQFLQRFQKDEKGQALTEYGLIIALIALVVIGAVVVIGTNLNEIMTTIGGDLDITPTP
- a CDS encoding pilus assembly protein, producing MLKKLIKSSNGQSLVEFALVLPVFLLLVFGVVEFGRLGYSYVTLNNAVRSGARTASLSGLDSAIQASVADSAPLLDRNLLTIQITPIESSRHSGSNVTVSASYPVSLTTPVLNHILPNPVIIHANLSMRIE
- a CDS encoding DNA translocase FtsK codes for the protein MKSWGFGTLATKATKKNRRGSRKKRQSVHDTIRNEIMGILVMGLACLGFVMLYSNSKGAIVTLIIKALRVAAGDGSVGIFIILGVIGISLMSNNRRSMKSRITGAVLLWLVAEGFLHLGSSAAYDTAGLFALGKVGLGGGLLGAAISSMLVMLVGVTGGYVILAVLALIGAILAMNRSLVGTVKDLLSLAANFAQMVDRHIRDFLQVLADGRQERQERKEDDRNSMFAAAKKGEPDSKQSNPVIEIFGEERNRGEERNKRNKQVPQSETDHYLINTRIDDLAERKAGNLGDYAGGMETAAAPPGKLTGTPISRQIEKNEHYRLPPLNLVHKSMKKGQKSGKDIADNVRLLEDTLASFGVRVKVTRVTQGPTITRYEVQPAPGVKVSKITSLSDDIALSLAASDVRMEAPIPGKSAVGIEVPNKEIAIVHFREVLETEDFQDSPSKLSLALGKDITGTPIIGDLTRMPHLLIAGATGAGKSVCINTIIGSIVYKAKPDEVKLLLIDPKVVELANYNGIPHLISPVVTEPQRAAGALKWIVTEMETRYELFAASGVRDIVRYNFLVSEKKDTESKPLPYVVVIIDELADLMMVAPGEVEESICRLAQMARAAGIHLIVATQRPSVDVITGLIKANIPSRIAFAVSSQIDSRTILDMGGAEKLLGRGDMLYHPIGISKPIRVQGCFLSDKEVKNIVDYLLEQAKPEYFEIPEVSLSSRNSEEPEDELFYKAANIFMESNTASVSLLQRRLKIGYSRAARIVDMLEEKGVVGQHEGSKPREVLLTKGQFEQKFGKNLNS
- the mnmH gene encoding tRNA 2-selenouridine(34) synthase MnmH codes for the protein MLREISIDECSELSDALYIDVRSENEFEEGTIPGAVNIPIFNNEERAVIGTIYTKESPQKARDIGLEIVSRKLPDLYKQVEEAAGKRPILLFCWRGGMRSKSLAAVLDLMGLPVFRLIGGYKAYRHSIVSFFETGFHHQVIVLKGNTGAGKTELLKKLKEEGYPVIDLEGLSNNRGSVFGCIGLGVQPTQKTFESLLYEEIHRYHHDLYLVMECESRRIGKITLPDAVFKAMQQGISVLVYDSQDNRAKRLMLEYTDNPGITEELKTALDRLTKRLGRKKIDQLYDFLQKQAYEDFARYLIMEYYDQLYGYPNQESEDYTLCISQESMLLSLKTLKQFLNDRFA